One genomic region from Bubalus bubalis isolate 160015118507 breed Murrah chromosome 12, NDDB_SH_1, whole genome shotgun sequence encodes:
- the CAPN14 gene encoding calpain-14 isoform X1 produces the protein MAMCFPVCRNWKLGRKDSMGDFSQLARQDYEALKERCLRDGCLFEDKSFPAALSSIGSGPLLQKLPSHLQWRRPPELHSNPLFYSAKAKRLDLCQGLVGDCWFLAALQALSLHQDILSRVVPLNQSFTKKYAGIFQFWFWHFGKWVPVVVDDRLPVNEAGQLVFVSSTYKNLFWGALLEKAYAKLSGSYEDLQRGQVSEALVDFTGGVTMTIKLAEAPDSLWDVLTRATYSRTLIGCQTHYGKERVLENGLVDGHAYTLTGLRKVTTRHGPEYLVRLRNPWGKIEWKGDWSDSSSMWDLLSPKEKILLLRKDDDGEFWMSLQDFKAHFMLLVICKLSPGLLTQEVGQKWSYTMLEGRWENGRTAGGQMKSPRDTFWKNPQFLLSVWRPQEGRRSQLLCSVLVSLLQKPRHRHRNRKPHLAIGFYLFRVNQSFDAQKKLPSEFFWKNASLSCRATFFTEKEVSRELWLEPGTYVIVPCTSEACQESEFVLRVFSRKHVFYEIGSNSRVIFSKEIVDQSEGKDEFFTKLFEKYPEINAIQLQNILNHMPWSGLGSKQPLFSLEACQGILALLDLNASGTVSIQEFRDLWKQLMFYQEVFHKQDTNRSGSLNWAQLRAAMREAGIMLSDDVCQLMLIRYGGPDLQMDFVSFVHLMLRVENMEDVFQNLTQDGKGIYLQKPEWLMMALYC, from the exons ATGGCCATGTGTTTTCCTGTCTGCAGAAACTGGAAGCTGGGGCGTAAGGACTCAATGGGCGATTTTTCGCAGCTCGCCAGACAGGACTACGAGGCCCTGAAGGAAAGGTGCCTGAGGGACGGCTGTCTCTTTGAGGACAAGAGCTTCCCGGCCGCCCTGAGCTCCATCGGCAGCGGGCCCCTGCTGCAGAAGCTGCCGAGCCACCTGCAGTGGAGGCGGCCTCCG GAGCTGCACAGCAACCCCCTTTTCTACTCTGCCAAGGCCAAACGGCTGGATCTGTGCCAGGGATTGGTAG GTGACTGCTGGTTCTTGGCGGCTTTGCAAGCTCTGAGTTTGCACCAGGACATCCTGAGTCGTGTTGTTCCCCTAAATCAGAGTTTCACAAAGAAGTATGCTGGCATCTTCCAGTTCTGG TTCTGGCACTTTGGAAAGTGGGTTCCGGTTGTGGTAGATGACCGACTACCTGTGAATGAAGCTGGCCAGCTGGTCTTTGTCTCTTCTACCTACAAGAACTTGTTCTGGGGAGCTCTTCTGGAAAAGGCCTATGCTAA GCTCTCTGGCTCCTATGAAGACTTGCAGCGTGGCCAGGTGTCTGAAGCCCTTGTGGACTTCACTGGAGGGGTGACAATGACCATCAAGCTGGCAGAAGCCCCTGACAGCCTCTGGGATGTCCTAACCCGAGCCACCTACAGCAGAACCCTGATTGGCTGCCAGACCCACTATGGG AAGGAGCGGGTGCTGGAGAATGGGTTGGTGGATGGCCATGCCTATACACTCACAGGCCTCAGGAAG GTGACCACCAGACATGGACCTGAGTATCTCGTCAGGCTCCGGAACCCCTGGGGGAAGATAGAGTGGAAAGGAGACTGGAGTGACAG ctCGAGTATGTGGGACCTACTGAGCCCCAAGGAGAAGATTCTGCTGCTGAGAAAAGATGATGATGGAGAATTCTG GATGTCACTGCAGGACTTTAAAGCACATTTCATGCTTCTGGTCATCTGTAAACTGAGCCCAGGCCTGCTGACTCAGGAGGTGGGCCAGAAGTGGTCATACACCATGCTGGAGGGGAgatgggagaatgggaggacTGCTGGTGGCCAGATGAAGTCGCCCCGAG ACACATTTTGGAAGAACCCACAGTTCCTGCTGTCAGTCTGGAGGCCCCAGGAGGGCAGGAGGTCCCAGTTGCTCTGCAGCGTGCTGGTATCCTTGCTCCAGAAGCCCAGACACAGGCACCGGAACCGGAAGCCTCACCTAGCCATTGGCTTCTACCTCTTCAGG gtgAACCAG AGCTTTGATGCCCAGAAGAAACTGCCCTCTGAGTTCTTCTGGAAAAATGCTTCCCTGAGTTGCCGTGCGACGtttttcacagagaaggaagTGAGCCGGGAACTGTGGCTGGAGCCAGGGACGTACGTGATCGTACCCTGCACATCTGAGGCCTGCCAGGAGTCTGAGTTCGtcctcagagtcttctccaggaagcACGTCTTTTA TGAAATCGGCAGCAATTCCAGAGTCATCTTCTCTAAG GAAATTGTAGACCAAAGTGAAGGGAAGGATGAATTCTTCACCAAACTCTTTGAAAAG TATCCAGAAATAAACGCAATCCAACTGCAGAATATCCTGAACCACATGCCCTGGTCAG GTCTAGGAAGCAAACAGCCTCTCTTCAGTCTTGAGGCCTGTCAGGGAATCCTGGCCCTGCTGGAT CTTAACGCATCCGGCACTGTGAGTATCCAGGAATTCAGGGACCTGTGGAAGCAGCTGATGTTCTATCAG gagGTTTTCCACAAGCAAGACACTAACCGGTCAGGATCCCTGAATTGGGCCCAACTGCGGGCTGCCATGAGGGAGGCAG GAATCATGCTCAGTGATGACGTCTGCCAGCTGATGCTTATCCGCTACGGCGGCCCCGACCTCCAGATGGACTTCGTCAGCTTTGTCCACTTGATGCTGCGTGTGGAGAACATGGAGG ATGTCTTCCAAAACTTGACCCAAGACGGCAAAGGGATATACCTCCAGAAGCCAGAG TGGCTAATGATGGCTCTGTACTGCTGA
- the CAPN14 gene encoding calpain-14 isoform X2 produces the protein MGDFSQLARQDYEALKERCLRDGCLFEDKSFPAALSSIGSGPLLQKLPSHLQWRRPPELHSNPLFYSAKAKRLDLCQGLVGDCWFLAALQALSLHQDILSRVVPLNQSFTKKYAGIFQFWFWHFGKWVPVVVDDRLPVNEAGQLVFVSSTYKNLFWGALLEKAYAKLSGSYEDLQRGQVSEALVDFTGGVTMTIKLAEAPDSLWDVLTRATYSRTLIGCQTHYGKERVLENGLVDGHAYTLTGLRKVTTRHGPEYLVRLRNPWGKIEWKGDWSDSSSMWDLLSPKEKILLLRKDDDGEFWMSLQDFKAHFMLLVICKLSPGLLTQEVGQKWSYTMLEGRWENGRTAGGQMKSPRDTFWKNPQFLLSVWRPQEGRRSQLLCSVLVSLLQKPRHRHRNRKPHLAIGFYLFRVNQSFDAQKKLPSEFFWKNASLSCRATFFTEKEVSRELWLEPGTYVIVPCTSEACQESEFVLRVFSRKHVFYEIGSNSRVIFSKEIVDQSEGKDEFFTKLFEKYPEINAIQLQNILNHMPWSGLGSKQPLFSLEACQGILALLDLNASGTVSIQEFRDLWKQLMFYQEVFHKQDTNRSGSLNWAQLRAAMREAGIMLSDDVCQLMLIRYGGPDLQMDFVSFVHLMLRVENMEDVFQNLTQDGKGIYLQKPEWLMMALYC, from the exons ATGGGCGATTTTTCGCAGCTCGCCAGACAGGACTACGAGGCCCTGAAGGAAAGGTGCCTGAGGGACGGCTGTCTCTTTGAGGACAAGAGCTTCCCGGCCGCCCTGAGCTCCATCGGCAGCGGGCCCCTGCTGCAGAAGCTGCCGAGCCACCTGCAGTGGAGGCGGCCTCCG GAGCTGCACAGCAACCCCCTTTTCTACTCTGCCAAGGCCAAACGGCTGGATCTGTGCCAGGGATTGGTAG GTGACTGCTGGTTCTTGGCGGCTTTGCAAGCTCTGAGTTTGCACCAGGACATCCTGAGTCGTGTTGTTCCCCTAAATCAGAGTTTCACAAAGAAGTATGCTGGCATCTTCCAGTTCTGG TTCTGGCACTTTGGAAAGTGGGTTCCGGTTGTGGTAGATGACCGACTACCTGTGAATGAAGCTGGCCAGCTGGTCTTTGTCTCTTCTACCTACAAGAACTTGTTCTGGGGAGCTCTTCTGGAAAAGGCCTATGCTAA GCTCTCTGGCTCCTATGAAGACTTGCAGCGTGGCCAGGTGTCTGAAGCCCTTGTGGACTTCACTGGAGGGGTGACAATGACCATCAAGCTGGCAGAAGCCCCTGACAGCCTCTGGGATGTCCTAACCCGAGCCACCTACAGCAGAACCCTGATTGGCTGCCAGACCCACTATGGG AAGGAGCGGGTGCTGGAGAATGGGTTGGTGGATGGCCATGCCTATACACTCACAGGCCTCAGGAAG GTGACCACCAGACATGGACCTGAGTATCTCGTCAGGCTCCGGAACCCCTGGGGGAAGATAGAGTGGAAAGGAGACTGGAGTGACAG ctCGAGTATGTGGGACCTACTGAGCCCCAAGGAGAAGATTCTGCTGCTGAGAAAAGATGATGATGGAGAATTCTG GATGTCACTGCAGGACTTTAAAGCACATTTCATGCTTCTGGTCATCTGTAAACTGAGCCCAGGCCTGCTGACTCAGGAGGTGGGCCAGAAGTGGTCATACACCATGCTGGAGGGGAgatgggagaatgggaggacTGCTGGTGGCCAGATGAAGTCGCCCCGAG ACACATTTTGGAAGAACCCACAGTTCCTGCTGTCAGTCTGGAGGCCCCAGGAGGGCAGGAGGTCCCAGTTGCTCTGCAGCGTGCTGGTATCCTTGCTCCAGAAGCCCAGACACAGGCACCGGAACCGGAAGCCTCACCTAGCCATTGGCTTCTACCTCTTCAGG gtgAACCAG AGCTTTGATGCCCAGAAGAAACTGCCCTCTGAGTTCTTCTGGAAAAATGCTTCCCTGAGTTGCCGTGCGACGtttttcacagagaaggaagTGAGCCGGGAACTGTGGCTGGAGCCAGGGACGTACGTGATCGTACCCTGCACATCTGAGGCCTGCCAGGAGTCTGAGTTCGtcctcagagtcttctccaggaagcACGTCTTTTA TGAAATCGGCAGCAATTCCAGAGTCATCTTCTCTAAG GAAATTGTAGACCAAAGTGAAGGGAAGGATGAATTCTTCACCAAACTCTTTGAAAAG TATCCAGAAATAAACGCAATCCAACTGCAGAATATCCTGAACCACATGCCCTGGTCAG GTCTAGGAAGCAAACAGCCTCTCTTCAGTCTTGAGGCCTGTCAGGGAATCCTGGCCCTGCTGGAT CTTAACGCATCCGGCACTGTGAGTATCCAGGAATTCAGGGACCTGTGGAAGCAGCTGATGTTCTATCAG gagGTTTTCCACAAGCAAGACACTAACCGGTCAGGATCCCTGAATTGGGCCCAACTGCGGGCTGCCATGAGGGAGGCAG GAATCATGCTCAGTGATGACGTCTGCCAGCTGATGCTTATCCGCTACGGCGGCCCCGACCTCCAGATGGACTTCGTCAGCTTTGTCCACTTGATGCTGCGTGTGGAGAACATGGAGG ATGTCTTCCAAAACTTGACCCAAGACGGCAAAGGGATATACCTCCAGAAGCCAGAG TGGCTAATGATGGCTCTGTACTGCTGA